The Alysiella filiformis sequence TGGCTGTCTGAAATCATGTTGCAACAAACTCAAGTGCTTACCGTATCAGAATATTTTCCGCGATTTATTGAAAAATTCCCCACCGTGCAAGATTTGGCAAATGCCGAACAAGATGAAGTTTTGGCATTGTGGCAAGGCTTGGGCTATTACAGCCGCGCCCGAAATTTGCATTTTGCCGCCCAGCAAATTTGCCGCGATTTTGGCGGACATTTCCCCGAAAATCGAGAAAGTTTGCAGCAATTAAAAGGTGTTGGACGCAGTACGGCTGCCGCCATTGCCGCGTTCGCATTCGGCAAACGCGAAACGATTTTGGACGGCAATGTCAAACGCATTTTGTGCCGCATTTTCGCTTTGGACGGCGAAGGCAAAGCCTTTGAAAATCAACTTTGGGACTTTGCCGAACAACTTTTGCCAAATGAAAACAAAGACATGAAAGCCTACACGCAAGGCTTGATGGATTTGGGCGCAACCGTGTGCCAACGCAAACCGAATTGCGCAATTTGCCCCATGGCAGACATTTGCCAAGCCAAACAGCAAAACCGCATAGCTGAATTGCCACGCAAAAAATCGGTTAAAGTGCAAGCGATGACGCTGTATTGGCTGATTTTGCGCGACCAAAACCGCATTTTCCTACAAAAACGCCCCCAAAAAGGCATTTGGGCGGGCTTGTATTGCGTGCCGTGTTTTGAACAGGGCGATGAATTTCACAAATTTTTGAAAAATAAGGAGATTGATTTTGATGATTTGCGTGAATGCGCTGCAATCGCCCATCGCTTAACACATCGTGTTTTGGAAATCATTCCCCATGAATGTGAATGCAAAAATGCCGCATTTTCGGTAAATTTCAACGAAAATGACGGCATTTGGGTGGATTTGGCGGATTTGGCAAATTGGGGTTTGCCCAAGCCTTTGCAACAATATTTGATGAAGAAACAGGGCGATTTGTTTCAGGCTGCCTGAAATCACATTTTTTTCATCAATTCGCGCAAAAAATGAATATTTTGATGATAATTGCGGCATTTTCGGCACATTTTAATGTGCAAATACAAGCTCATTTTTTGTGTGCTGCTCAATGCCACATCTTGTGATTGCGAAATCCATTGTGTGATTTTAAAACAATTCATCATGATTTTTTTCCTTTTTCATTCAGCGTATTAAACCATTTGATTTGCAAACATTGTCGCAAATGTTCACGCGCACGATACATCAACACATGATAATGGCTGCTGCTCAAACCGCATTTGTGTTGGATTTCTTGCGCGTCAAAGCCCAAAATTTCACGCATCATAAACACCCGCGCGGTGTTTTCAGGCAGCGCGTACAAGCACATTTGCAAAATCTGTAAAAATTGTTTTTCTGTCAAAAAATCATCGGGTTGATTGTGCTGCCAATCTGCCACTTCCGTTTCAGGCTGCCATTGTCCATTGGCACGAAATTGGGCGGCAAACAAATCGTCCAAATCCCGTTCGGCTTGTTCGGCAACAAAAACCGCTTGCCAGCGTTGCTTGCCGCGTAAAAAATCCTTGATTTTGTTTTTAAAAATACCAAAAACCCAAGTCTCAAATTGAGCTTGGGCTTGGAAACTGTCCTGTTTGGCGTGGGCGGCAAGCAGCGTTTCTTGCACCAAATCTTCAATGGAATCAGGAGAATCGGGCAGTTGAATTTTGGCAAAACGCAATAAATGTTGCCGCAATGCTGCCCAATCGGGTGCAAGCGTTTCAGATGATTTTTTCATAAAAATGCTTTTTCAGGCAGCCTGCAACACATTTTCCGCCAACCAATATTGCCAACGCGCACGCACCATATCGCGCCACGCATCGCCATCGGGCATGACTGCCGCCAGTTGCGATTGCAAGTCATTCAATGACAAGGGATTTTCTGCTGCCAAATTCAGCAAAATGTGGTCAATGTCGTCCAAATATTGCCAGCGTATCCAATCTCGTCCATCGCGCCAAATGACCATGTTGCCCACCGCTTTCAAATCCGCATCATCAGGATAATATTGTTCAAAATCAGTGTCATAAGATTTGAGTTGCACACTGGCATTCGGTTGCATGGGCGCGTTGTCATCGTCATTGGCGGCGGCAGCGCTGGGCGCAACAATCGCCACTTCCGCTTGCAACTGTGCCACTTCCAAATCCATCAAAGCCAAAATCCATTCAGGCAGCTTTTGATTTTCTTGGCAAAATTTCAAAAATTCGGCAGCAATGTCTTGAAAAAATGGCGAATGCGATTCGCCATCGCGCACAAAATCTTCCAATAAATCAGTCCATTGCTGGCGTTCCAAATATTTTGGTGCGACAACGAAACAACGGTTCACAAAACCAAAAATATTGTTGCGAACCAAGCGCATATAAACAGCCAAACGTTCAGGCGGAAAGCGCACAGGGTCGGGCGATACGCCTTGACGTACCGCCATTGCCAACTCGTTTTTGAAATCGGCAGAGGTTTGATTTTCAAGCGACATGACGGTACTCTTTGTGCGCGTTAATTTGGAAGTCTTTGATTTTTTGGACTTCTGCCAATAATTCGCCAAATGGGGGGAAGTTGAAATCGCGTTCCAGCAATGTGGGCGGAATGTGTGGCAACACGTCATAAGCATAAGCCAGCAAATCCCAAACATTGTCTTGGACTTTTTCGCCATGCGTGTCAATCAGCAATTCGGGGTTTTCATCGTCATGCCCTGCAATGTGAATGTAGGCAACACGCGCACCGTCCACGCGATTGAGAAAGTCACGCGGTTTGAGCAAACCGTGATTGACGGCATTCACATAAATATTGTTTACGTCTAAATGAATCAAGCAGTTGGCTTCTTGGGCGACCGCGTTCAAAAATTGTACTTCGTCCATTTCTGCCAAAGGCGAATGCAAATAATAAGATGTGTTTTCAATGGCAATTTGGCAACCCAAAAAATCTTGCACGGTGCGAATGCGTTGCGCGGTGTGGGCTATGCTTTCGTCTGTAAAGGGAATGGGCAACAAATCATACAGGTGTCCGTGGTCTTGGCAATAGCTCAAATGGTCGGAGAAAAATTGTGTATTGTATTGATTCATCATGGATTTAATGCCTGCAAGCAAATTCATGTCCAACGGTGCTTGCCCACCCAAAGACAGCGACAAACCGTGAATCACCACGGGGATTTGTTCTGCGGCTTGGTCAAACAATTTGCGTGCTGTGCCACCCATTTTAATCCAGTTTTCGGGGGCAACTTCAATAAAATCAATGGGGTGGTTTTCAGGCAGCTTTAAAAAATCTTGTGCCAAATCGCGGCGATAGCCGAGTCCAGAACCTTGTATCATTTTGTTTTTCCTTTCTTGATGTTGGTGTCGCTTACAATTCAGGCTGCCTGAAAAATCTTTTTTCTGTAAAAAAACATTCCCCAGACAGCCCAAAAATCAGTTGAATTTCAAATCATTATTTTGCAGGAGCAGAAGCTGCGCCACCGCATTTGCCTTCGCCACATTTGCCTTCGGCTGATTTGGCTGCGGCTGATGCGCCACCACAAGTGCCTTCGGCTGCTTTCGCGCCAGAAGCTGCGCCACATGCACCTTCGCTGGCTTTTGCGCCAGAAGCAGCAGACGCGCCACCGCATTTACCCTCACCGCATTTGCCTTCGGCAGCTTTTGCAGGAGCAGAAGTTGCTGCTGGGGCTTCGGTGGTTTTTGGGGCTTCGGGTTGGCTGGGTTTTTGGGCTTCGCCACAGGCAGCCAAAGACAATGCACCTGCCAAAGCAGCAATAGAAATCTTGTTCATAAATACTCCAAAATATAAAAATTTTTAAAATGATTGAATAATTGACGATATTCAGGGCAAACCGATTTTCATCAACTTGATAATTTATCAAAAATTTCTGAAAAAACAGGTTCAGGCAGCCTGAAAATCGCCAATTATTTTATCACAATAATCGCCTTATTAAACCATCACAGATTCAAGTTAATAATTTGATTAAATGGGTGTTTATTTTTGACCGCCACACACGCCTTCGCCTGCTTTATTGCCACCGCAAGCACCTTCGCCTGCTTTGGACGCGCCACAAGAACCTTCTTTGGCTTTGCCACCGCATGAACCTTCGGCGGCTTTGCTGTGTCCACCGCAAGTGCCTTCAACGGCTTTGCGAGCAGGGGCGACACGTTTGTTGGCTTTGGCTTTTTTGGCTTTGGTTTTGCTGACTTTTTTGGTAGCGGGTTTTTCAGCAGGTGCCGCTTCCACTACGGGTGCCGCCAAACTCAAAGACAATGCGCTTGCCAATGCCAATACAGAAATTTTTTTGTTGCTCATGTGAATTACTCCATTTGTGAGTGAAAGGTTGGTGAAAATCAGAAAAATTTTGCCCATTTAAACTTTTGTTTTAACAAGTTATCCAGCGACCACGCACCACCGCCTTGCAAAATAATGGGCGTTAAAACAACCAGATAAATGACCGCCATTTTGTAGCCGCCATTGCCAATATTGTAGCCCAAACCTGCGTGAACGGCATACCACGCCACCAGCGTTAAAATGGTCAATGCGATTGCCGACAGTCGGCTTGCCAAGCCAATGACCAAGGCAATGGGCAACAGCAATTCGGCATAAGTGGCAAGTTGCCAGTTTAAATCGGCAGGCAATAGATTGAATGGGAAAGGGAATTTTTGTTGAATATCGGCAAACCAGTTTTGCCCATTCCATTTTTCCATGCCTGCTTCCCAAAATTCGTAGGCGATAAACAGGCGTGAAACCAGTAAACTCAATGCTTGGGTATGGGTGCTTAAATTCATGATGTGATGCTCATAATGGATTGATGTGGATTTAGTCGTGATAAAGGGGTGTTTTCTTACAATGGATGACATTTTTTTGGGTAAGATTTTGTTTCTCAAATTAATTTAATTGGAAAAAGGGCAGATGTTGCTGCCCTTGTGTGTTCATGGGTTTGATGGATTTTGCCAAGTTTTCAGGCAGCCTGAAAGCGCATTATTCGCCATCGTGTTCTTTGTGGCTGTGGCGGCGCGAAAAGTTGATGTTGAGCTGTTTGAGTTTGCGATACAAATGGGTGCGTTCCAAACCCACTTTTTGTGCCACGCGGCTCATGTTTTGCCCTTCGCGCTGAATGTGGTATTCAAAATAGCGGCGTTCCAGTTCTTCACGCAATTCGCGCAGGGGCAGGTTGAAATCAAAACCGCTAATCAATTCATCATCTTGCTGGGGCAAAAATTGATTGAGCATACTGTGTACGGCTTGGGCGTGAATTTCGCCATTTTCCGCATTCACAATCAGGTTTTTGACCACATTTTTCAGTTGTTCCAAATTGCCCGGCCAGTCGTATTGGCAGAGCTGTTCCAGCGCGTCTGGGCTGAATTTGGCTGGTGGCATTTTTTGGCTCTCTGCCCACTCTTCGGCGATTTGTTTGACCAAAAAGGCGATGTCTTCGGCATGCTCGCGCAAGGGCGGAATGTGTACCACCAAAGACGACAACACACCCATGAGTTTATTGTCTTGACCTGCTTGGTTGAGCAATTCAGACAGGGCTTGGGTGCTGGTGCAGATGATGCGCGTGTTGTAGCGTTCGGCTTTGGTCAGCAAAAAGGCGATGCTTTGTTGGGTGGTTTTGTTGTATTGGGCGATGTCGTTGAGATAAAGCACGCCACCTGCGGCTTTTTGCAGCATTTCCAAAGGCGAATCCACAATGTGTTCGGGGCGAGCGGGTTCAAGCCACGCGCTATCGGGTTTGTGGAAATAGCGGGCAACGGCTTCAAAAGGCGAGCCTGATTCGCCCAAGAGCAAAATGGGGCTGTTTTGTTGGGCGGCGCGTTCCAGTTGGCGATTGAGTTCGCTGATGATGGCGCTGTTGCCCAGTTTGTCCAGCGACAAATGGGCGGTGGTGTGGCTGTTGCTGTGTTTGAGTGCGCGTTCTACGGTTGCCAACAGCTTTTGCAGGGGAATGGGTTTTTCCAAAAAATCCAATGCGCCGATTTTGGTGGCTTCTACGGCGGTGTCAATGCTGCCGTGTCCGCTCATCATGACCACAGGCATATTGAGCTGACCGTTGGTTGCCCATTCTTTGAGCAGGGTAATGCCATCGCTGTCGGGCATCCAAATGTCCAGCAGCACCATGGCGGGGCGAACTTGGTTGCGTAATTGACGCGCTTCTTCGGCATTTTCAGCCAGCGCAACGGTGTAGCCTTCGTCTTCCAGTGTTTCTTGTAACACTTCACGAATGCCAATTTCATCGTCCACAATTAAAATATCTGTACTGCGCATTTTGTTTTCCAAAGTCAATAGACGTATGCGGGGCGGTGTGGATTTCAGGCAGCCTGAAATCGGTTTGAGCCATCACGCGCCCGAAATCACATTAAATTCAATTTGCACGCTTGCACCGTTTTCAGGCAGATTGTGCAGCGTGATTTTGCCATTGTGGTCTTCAATGATTTTTTTGACCACGGGCAAACCCAAACCCGTGCCTGTGGGTTTGTCGGTAATATAGGGTTCAAAGGCGTGTTGCAAAATGTGTTTGCTGAAACCTTTGCCGTTGTTTTCTATGGTTAAACCTTGTGTTTGTGCATTGCGCCAAGTGCGGATTTGAACGTGCGGTTGGCTATCGTGTTCGGCGGCTTCGGCGGCGTTTTTAAACAGATTGTGTAAAACTTGGCGAATGGCGGTGGTGTCTGCTTTTAGCAACATAGGAATATTACTCAATTCTGCTGAAAATGTGCAAGGGCTGCTTTCATACAACACCAAAACTTCATTGACAAGCGTGTTTAAATCAATTTCTTGCAATTTGAGCTTGGGGGCGCGGGCATAATTGCGAAAGGCTTCCACCATTTCTTTGAGTGCCGCCACTTGCTTGACAATGGTGTCGGTTGATTTTGTTAGGATTTGTTGGCTGGGTTCGTCCAGTTTGTCGTGCAATTTCCACGCCAAGCGTTCGGCAGAAAGCTGTATGGGCGTGAGTGGATTGCGGATTTCATGCGCCAAACGTTTGGCAACTTCGCCCCAAGCGGCTTCTTTTTGTGCCATCACCAGCGCGGTAATGTTGTCAAAAACCAACACCAAGCCGTTGCCATTTTCGGCAGGCAGCCTGAATGCTTTGCCCGAAAGTATGCGTGTTTCGTCTGTGCCTGAATAGCTGATTTCGCTGCCATTGGGGTGGGCGGCTGAATCAAGCAGTTGGGCGATGGTGTCGCTCAAAATTTGGTGTTGTGGCGACAGGTGCGCCCAATCTTCCCAATTTTTGCCGTGCAGTTGGCTCAAATCCACATCAAAAATGGTGCTGGCACTTTGGTTGTGGGTGTTCAGGCAGCCTGAATCGTCTAGCGTTAAAACGCCTGCGCTCAAACTTTCCAATACGCGCTCCAAATAATGTCGTGCGGCTTCTTGTTGTTGGCGATGCAGTTGGTCGGCATTTTTGGCGATGGCGAGTTGTTCGGTCATGTGGTTGAACAAGTCGGCAAGTTTACCCAATTCATCTTTTTTGTTGGGAACGACAATGCGCTGGCTGAAATCGCCTTGTGCCACCGAAGATGTGCCTGTGGCAAGTTGCAAAATCGGCTCAACAAATTTACGCGCAAAATACAAGGCGGCGGTTAAGCCCAATAAAATCGCCAAAGTTGCG is a genomic window containing:
- the mutY gene encoding A/G-specific adenine glycosylase, with the translated sequence MNPNFSTKLIAWQKQHGRHNLAWQVSDPYKIWLSEIMLQQTQVLTVSEYFPRFIEKFPTVQDLANAEQDEVLALWQGLGYYSRARNLHFAAQQICRDFGGHFPENRESLQQLKGVGRSTAAAIAAFAFGKRETILDGNVKRILCRIFALDGEGKAFENQLWDFAEQLLPNENKDMKAYTQGLMDLGATVCQRKPNCAICPMADICQAKQQNRIAELPRKKSVKVQAMTLYWLILRDQNRIFLQKRPQKGIWAGLYCVPCFEQGDEFHKFLKNKEIDFDDLRECAAIAHRLTHRVLEIIPHECECKNAAFSVNFNENDGIWVDLADLANWGLPKPLQQYLMKKQGDLFQAA
- a CDS encoding sigma-70 family RNA polymerase sigma factor, whose protein sequence is MKKSSETLAPDWAALRQHLLRFAKIQLPDSPDSIEDLVQETLLAAHAKQDSFQAQAQFETWVFGIFKNKIKDFLRGKQRWQAVFVAEQAERDLDDLFAAQFRANGQWQPETEVADWQHNQPDDFLTEKQFLQILQMCLYALPENTARVFMMREILGFDAQEIQHKCGLSSSHYHVLMYRAREHLRQCLQIKWFNTLNEKGKKS
- a CDS encoding putative DNA-binding domain-containing protein: MSLENQTSADFKNELAMAVRQGVSPDPVRFPPERLAVYMRLVRNNIFGFVNRCFVVAPKYLERQQWTDLLEDFVRDGESHSPFFQDIAAEFLKFCQENQKLPEWILALMDLEVAQLQAEVAIVAPSAAAANDDDNAPMQPNASVQLKSYDTDFEQYYPDDADLKAVGNMVIWRDGRDWIRWQYLDDIDHILLNLAAENPLSLNDLQSQLAAVMPDGDAWRDMVRARWQYWLAENVLQAA
- a CDS encoding DUF692 domain-containing protein, coding for MIQGSGLGYRRDLAQDFLKLPENHPIDFIEVAPENWIKMGGTARKLFDQAAEQIPVVIHGLSLSLGGQAPLDMNLLAGIKSMMNQYNTQFFSDHLSYCQDHGHLYDLLPIPFTDESIAHTAQRIRTVQDFLGCQIAIENTSYYLHSPLAEMDEVQFLNAVAQEANCLIHLDVNNIYVNAVNHGLLKPRDFLNRVDGARVAYIHIAGHDDENPELLIDTHGEKVQDNVWDLLAYAYDVLPHIPPTLLERDFNFPPFGELLAEVQKIKDFQINAHKEYRHVA
- a CDS encoding DoxX family protein, with translation MNLSTHTQALSLLVSRLFIAYEFWEAGMEKWNGQNWFADIQQKFPFPFNLLPADLNWQLATYAELLLPIALVIGLASRLSAIALTILTLVAWYAVHAGLGYNIGNGGYKMAVIYLVVLTPIILQGGGAWSLDNLLKQKFKWAKFF
- a CDS encoding sigma-54-dependent transcriptional regulator, with the translated sequence MRSTDILIVDDEIGIREVLQETLEDEGYTVALAENAEEARQLRNQVRPAMVLLDIWMPDSDGITLLKEWATNGQLNMPVVMMSGHGSIDTAVEATKIGALDFLEKPIPLQKLLATVERALKHSNSHTTAHLSLDKLGNSAIISELNRQLERAAQQNSPILLLGESGSPFEAVARYFHKPDSAWLEPARPEHIVDSPLEMLQKAAGGVLYLNDIAQYNKTTQQSIAFLLTKAERYNTRIICTSTQALSELLNQAGQDNKLMGVLSSLVVHIPPLREHAEDIAFLVKQIAEEWAESQKMPPAKFSPDALEQLCQYDWPGNLEQLKNVVKNLIVNAENGEIHAQAVHSMLNQFLPQQDDELISGFDFNLPLRELREELERRYFEYHIQREGQNMSRVAQKVGLERTHLYRKLKQLNINFSRRHSHKEHDGE
- a CDS encoding sensor histidine kinase, whose protein sequence is MQKFFIIAGALAFLALYALTLTTDSNSALSPYFWWVVAICGAFMLAFLGAILRYLFQMVRDKHHRVFGSQIARRLSVMFTLVAVLPALALLGVSAQFISHNIKTWFGNDTREALERSLALSKSAVNQSLETIGNQAIVIRNHLSIAEQQNYPQQALHTEQARQFTQLAIWDMKSQTLLHQNNPLKLMQPDVDDKVFTQLQQQHQFNFAEKINDTLYASGWLALPERNGTQLALFFRQPIPPQIAADAELIESARAKYAELLFARQGLQTFFLITLAIAATLAILLGLTAALYFARKFVEPILQLATGTSSVAQGDFSQRIVVPNKKDELGKLADLFNHMTEQLAIAKNADQLHRQQQEAARHYLERVLESLSAGVLTLDDSGCLNTHNQSASTIFDVDLSQLHGKNWEDWAHLSPQHQILSDTIAQLLDSAAHPNGSEISYSGTDETRILSGKAFRLPAENGNGLVLVFDNITALVMAQKEAAWGEVAKRLAHEIRNPLTPIQLSAERLAWKLHDKLDEPSQQILTKSTDTIVKQVAALKEMVEAFRNYARAPKLKLQEIDLNTLVNEVLVLYESSPCTFSAELSNIPMLLKADTTAIRQVLHNLFKNAAEAAEHDSQPHVQIRTWRNAQTQGLTIENNGKGFSKHILQHAFEPYITDKPTGTGLGLPVVKKIIEDHNGKITLHNLPENGASVQIEFNVISGA